Proteins from a genomic interval of Helicobacter pylori Shi112:
- the folK gene encoding 2-amino-4-hydroxy-6-hydroxymethyldihydropteridine diphosphokinase translates to MREILTSRFFPSLFKKRLDFSNRVVLGLGSNLKNPLKILKNCFLYFKNHSKIGKIFSSPVYINPPFGYTKQPNFYNATIILKTSLSLRHFFALVFYIERRFGRQRKRDFKDAPRTLDIDIIAFNQVILRQNDLTLPHPKWNERDSVLVPLALQQILFKKGEW, encoded by the coding sequence ATGCGAGAGATCCTTACTAGCCGCTTTTTCCCTAGCCTTTTTAAAAAAAGGCTTGATTTTTCTAACAGGGTGGTTTTAGGGCTGGGATCTAATCTTAAAAATCCTTTAAAAATATTAAAAAATTGTTTTTTATATTTTAAAAATCATAGTAAAATCGGGAAAATTTTTTCTTCGCCTGTTTATATCAACCCGCCTTTTGGTTACACGAAGCAACCTAACTTTTATAACGCTACGATTATCCTTAAAACATCTTTAAGTTTGCGCCATTTTTTTGCTCTGGTTTTTTATATAGAAAGGCGTTTTGGGCGTCAAAGGAAGCGCGATTTTAAAGACGCTCCAAGAACTTTAGACATTGATATTATCGCTTTCAATCAAGTCATTTTAAGACAGAACGATCTGACTTTACCTCATCCTAAATGGAATGAAAGGGATTCGGTGTTAGTGCCGTTGGCTTTGCAACAAATTCTTTTTAAAAAAGGGGAGTGGTGA
- a CDS encoding 3',5'-cyclic-nucleotide phosphodiesterase yields the protein MQVYHLSHIDLDGYACQLVSKQFFKNIQCYNANYGREVSARIYEILNAIAQSKESKFLILISDLNLNLNEAQYLQDKIQEHRLQNRNIQIQLLDHHISGKEVAESFHWYFLDTNRCATKIVYEFLKKHYAILEPKNTAWLEPLVEMVNSVDIWDTQGYGFELGKVCMRMINQSSELNRFMFDDENRNYKLKLLEEVKNYLFLENASVAYDNDLFKLKKIALGGDPDTETMDNISSNAQTHLLSLKKHDCSVYYQDKKGFLSYSMGGISVLANLFLTQNPDFDFYMDVNAKGNVSLRANGNCDVCELSQMCFNGGGHRNASGGKIDGFRESFNYRDIKEQIEEIFNNA from the coding sequence ATGCAAGTTTATCACCTTTCACACATTGATTTAGACGGCTATGCATGCCAGCTTGTTTCAAAACAATTTTTTAAAAATATCCAATGCTATAACGCTAATTACGGGCGTGAAGTCTCAGCAAGGATTTATGAAATTCTAAACGCGATCGCTCAATCTAAAGAGAGTAAATTCCTCATTTTGATTAGCGATTTGAATTTGAATTTAAACGAAGCGCAGTATTTGCAAGATAAAATCCAAGAACACCGCTTGCAAAATAGAAACATTCAAATCCAGCTTTTAGATCACCATATCAGCGGTAAGGAAGTGGCTGAGAGTTTCCATTGGTATTTTTTAGACACGAACCGCTGCGCGACTAAAATCGTGTATGAGTTTTTGAAAAAGCATTACGCGATTTTAGAGCCAAAAAACACAGCATGGCTAGAGCCTTTAGTGGAAATGGTCAATTCTGTGGATATTTGGGACACGCAAGGTTATGGCTTTGAATTAGGCAAGGTGTGTATGCGCATGATTAACCAAAGCTCTGAATTGAATCGTTTCATGTTTGATGATGAGAACCGCAATTATAAATTAAAGCTTTTAGAAGAAGTTAAAAACTATTTGTTTTTAGAAAATGCCTCTGTAGCCTATGATAATGATTTGTTCAAACTTAAAAAAATCGCTTTGGGGGGTGATCCTGATACAGAAACGATGGACAATATCTCTTCAAACGCGCAAACGCATTTGCTCTCTTTAAAAAAGCATGATTGCAGCGTTTATTACCAGGATAAAAAAGGGTTTTTAAGTTATTCTATGGGGGGTATTAGCGTGTTGGCTAACCTTTTTTTAACGCAAAATCCGGATTTTGATTTTTATATGGATGTGAACGCTAAAGGGAATGTGAGCTTGAGAGCGAACGGGAATTGCGATGTGTGCGAACTCAGTCAAATGTGTTTTAATGGGGGAGGGCATAGGAATGCGAGCGGAGGCAAGATTGATGGCTTTAGAGAGAGTTTTAATTATAGGGATATTAAAGAACAAATTGAAGAAATCTTTAATAACGCTTAA
- the aroQ gene encoding type II 3-dehydroquinate dehydratase produces the protein MKILVIQGPNLNMLGHRDPRLYGMVTLDQIHEIMQTFVKQGNLDVELEFFQTNFEGEIIDKIQESVGSDYEGIIINPGAFSHTSIAIADAIMLAGKPVIEVHLTNIQAREEFRKNSYTGAACGGVIMGFGPLGYNMALMAMVNILAEMKAFQEAQQNNPNNPINNQK, from the coding sequence ATGAAAATTTTAGTAATTCAAGGGCCTAATTTAAACATGTTAGGACACAGAGACCCAAGACTTTATGGCATGGTAACCTTAGACCAAATCCATGAAATCATGCAAACTTTCGTGAAGCAAGGCAATTTAGATGTGGAATTAGAGTTTTTTCAAACCAATTTTGAGGGTGAAATCATTGACAAGATCCAAGAGAGCGTGGGTAGCGATTATGAAGGGATTATCATTAACCCTGGAGCGTTTTCGCATACTTCTATTGCGATTGCTGATGCGATCATGCTAGCGGGCAAACCCGTCATTGAAGTGCATCTCACTAACATTCAAGCTAGAGAAGAATTCAGGAAAAATTCTTACACTGGAGCGGCTTGTGGAGGCGTGATCATGGGATTTGGCCCGCTTGGTTACAACATGGCTTTAATGGCGATGGTCAATATTTTAGCCGAAATGAAAGCGTTCCAAGAAGCCCAACAAAACAACCCTAATAACCCCATTAACAACCAAAAATAA
- the flhA gene encoding flagellar biosynthesis protein FlhA — protein sequence MANERSKLAFKKTFPVFKRFLQSKDLALVVFVIAILAIIIVPLPPFVLDFLLTISIALSVLIILIGLYIDKPTDFSAFPTLLLIVTLYRLALNVATTRMILTQGYKGPSAVSDIITAFGEFNVSGNYVIGAIIFSILVLVNLLVVTNGSTRVTEVRARFALDAMPGKQMAIDADLNSGLIDDKEAKKRRAALSQEADFYGAMDGASKFVKGDAIASIIITLINIIGGFLVGVFQRDMSLSFSASTFTILTIGDGLVGQIPALIIATATGIVATRTTQNEEEDFASKLITQLTNKSKTLVIVGAILLLFATIPGLPTFSLAFVGTLFLFIAWLISREGKDGLLTKLENYLSQKFGLDLSEKPHSSKIKPHTQTTRAKTQEELKREEEQAIDEVLKIEFLELALGYQLISLADMKQGGDLLERIRGIRKKIASDYGFLMPQIRIRDNLQLPPTHYEIKLKGIVIGEGMVMPDKFLAMNTGFVNKEIEGIPTKEPAFGMDALWIETKNKEEAIIQGYTIIDPSTVIATHTSELVKKYAEDFITKDEVKSLLERLAKDYPTIVEESKKIPTGAIRSVLQALLHEKVPIKDMLTILETITDIAPLVQNDVNILTEQVRARLSRVITNAFKSEDGRLKFLTFSTDSEQFLLNKLRENGTSKSLLLNVGELQKLIEVVSEEAMKVLQKGIAPVILIVEPNLRKALSNQMEQARIDVIVLSHAELDPNSNFEALGTIHINF from the coding sequence ATGGCAAACGAACGCTCCAAATTAGCTTTTAAAAAGACTTTCCCCGTCTTTAAACGCTTCTTGCAATCCAAAGACTTAGCCCTTGTGGTCTTTGTGATAGCTATTTTAGCGATCATTATCGTGCCGTTACCGCCTTTTGTGTTGGATTTTTTACTCACGATTTCTATCGCGCTATCGGTGTTGATTATTTTAATCGGGCTTTATATTGACAAACCGACTGATTTTAGTGCTTTCCCCACTTTATTGCTCATTGTAACCTTGTACCGCTTGGCTTTAAATGTCGCCACGACCAGAATGATTTTAACGCAAGGCTATAAAGGGCCTAGTGCGGTGAGCGATATTATCACGGCGTTTGGGGAATTTAACGTGAGCGGGAATTATGTGATTGGGGCTATTATCTTTAGTATTTTAGTGCTGGTGAATTTATTAGTGGTTACTAATGGCTCTACTAGGGTTACTGAAGTGAGGGCGCGATTCGCTCTAGACGCTATGCCAGGAAAGCAAATGGCGATTGATGCGGATTTAAATTCAGGGCTTATTGATGATAAGGAAGCTAAAAAACGGCGCGCCGCTCTAAGCCAAGAAGCGGATTTTTATGGCGCGATGGATGGCGCGTCTAAATTTGTCAAAGGCGATGCGATCGCTTCTATTATCATCACGCTTATCAATATCATTGGAGGGTTTTTAGTGGGCGTGTTTCAAAGGGATATGAGCTTGAGCTTTAGCGCTAGCACTTTCACTATCCTAACCATTGGCGATGGGCTTGTAGGGCAAATCCCTGCCTTAATCATTGCGACAGCGACCGGTATTGTCGCCACCCGCACCACGCAAAACGAAGAAGAGGACTTTGCTTCCAAACTCATCACACAGCTCACCAATAAAAGCAAAACTTTAGTGATTGTGGGAGCGATTTTATTGCTTTTTGCAACCATTCCTGGACTCCCTACCTTTTCTTTAGCGTTTGTAGGGACTCTCTTTTTGTTCATCGCATGGCTGATTAGCAGGGAGGGAAAAGACGGGCTGCTCACTAAATTAGAAAATTATTTGAGTCAAAAATTCGGCTTGGATTTGAGCGAAAAACCCCACAGCTCTAAAATCAAACCCCACACCCAAACCACAAGGGCTAAAACCCAAGAAGAGCTTAAAAGAGAAGAAGAACAAGCGATTGATGAAGTGTTAAAAATTGAATTTTTAGAATTGGCTTTAGGCTATCAGCTCATCAGTCTTGCGGACATGAAACAAGGGGGCGATTTGTTAGAAAGGATTAGGGGTATTAGAAAAAAAATAGCGAGCGATTATGGTTTTTTGATGCCTCAAATCCGGATCAGGGATAATTTGCAGCTCCCCCCAACGCATTATGAAATCAAGCTTAAAGGCATTGTGATTGGTGAAGGCATGGTGATGCCAGATAAGTTTTTAGCCATGAATACCGGTTTTGTGAATAAAGAAATTGAAGGCATTCCTACTAAAGAGCCGGCTTTTGGAATGGATGCTTTATGGATTGAAACTAAAAATAAAGAAGAAGCCATTATTCAAGGCTATACCATTATTGATCCAAGCACCGTTATTGCGACGCACACCAGCGAATTAGTGAAAAAATACGCTGAAGATTTTATCACTAAAGATGAAGTGAAATCCCTTTTAGAGCGCTTGGCTAAAGACTATCCTACGATTGTAGAAGAGAGTAAAAAAATCCCCACCGGTGCGATCCGATCAGTCTTGCAAGCCTTGTTGCATGAAAAAGTCCCCATTAAAGACATGCTCACTATTTTAGAAACGATTACCGATATTGCCCCATTGGTTCAAAACGATGTGAATATCTTAACCGAACAAGTGAGAGCGAGGCTTTCTAGGGTGATCACTAACGCTTTTAAATCTGAAGACGGGCGTTTGAAATTTTTAACCTTTTCTACCGATAGCGAACAATTTTTGCTTAATAAATTGCGAGAAAATGGCACTTCTAAGAGTCTGCTGCTCAATGTGGGCGAATTGCAAAAACTCATTGAAGTGGTTTCTGAAGAGGCTATGAAAGTCTTGCAAAAAGGGATCGCTCCGGTGATTTTGATCGTAGAGCCTAATTTAAGAAAAGCCCTCTCCAATCAAATGGAGCAGGCCAGGATTGATGTGATCGTGCTAAGCCATGCCGAATTAGATCCTAACTCTAATTTTGAAGCCTTAGGCACGATCCATATCAACTTTTAA
- the flhF gene encoding flagellar biosynthesis protein FlhF gives MKFYTYSGETAAEALKIAQSHHGVDTLVFKTQEIRKKTLTSSGLYEIVVAVEEESENKPPKAPLIPESLYDEELNEEDVVMQLSSTVEEMRKLAGVSSSQRNYSFSKNKTLLEKDAPLEDAPLEANQQDALLQALKDEANHKKEREKREVKQEEEIKGINLQLSKIRDSLKLIQNMFWDEKNPNSINIPQEFAEIYKLAKQSGMKSSHSDEIMQLSLELMPLRMRENSVTIKRYFREVLRKMILCRPEDLNLRQKRILMLVGPTGVGKTTTLAKLAARYSRMLAKKYKVGIITLDNYRIGALEQLSWYANKMKMSIEAVIDAKDFAKEIEALEYCDFILVDTTGHSQYDKEKIAGLKEFIDGGYNIDVSLVLSVTTKYEDMKDIYDSFGVLGIDTLIFTKLDESRGLGNLFSLVHESQKPISYLSVGQEVPMDLKVATNEYLVDCMLDGFSNPNKEQA, from the coding sequence GTGAAATTCTATACCTATAGTGGGGAGACGGCCGCTGAAGCTTTAAAGATCGCTCAAAGCCACCATGGGGTGGATACGCTGGTGTTTAAAACCCAAGAAATCCGTAAAAAAACGCTCACTTCTTCTGGGCTTTATGAAATCGTTGTGGCGGTTGAAGAAGAAAGCGAAAACAAACCCCCTAAAGCCCCCCTTATTCCAGAAAGTTTGTATGATGAAGAATTGAATGAAGAAGATGTGGTCATGCAGCTTTCAAGCACTGTAGAAGAAATGCGCAAACTCGCCGGGGTTTCATCCAGTCAGCGCAACTATAGTTTTTCAAAAAATAAGACCCTTTTAGAAAAAGACGCTCCATTAGAGGATGCGCCTTTAGAGGCTAATCAACAAGACGCTTTATTGCAAGCTTTAAAAGATGAAGCCAACCATAAAAAAGAAAGAGAAAAAAGAGAAGTCAAACAAGAAGAAGAAATTAAAGGCATCAATCTGCAATTAAGCAAAATCAGAGACAGCCTGAAACTCATTCAAAACATGTTTTGGGATGAGAAAAACCCTAATTCTATTAATATCCCTCAAGAATTTGCAGAAATTTACAAACTGGCCAAACAAAGCGGGATGAAATCCAGCCATTCAGATGAAATCATGCAATTGAGCTTGGAATTGATGCCTTTACGCATGCGGGAAAATTCCGTAACGATCAAGCGTTATTTTAGAGAAGTGTTGCGCAAAATGATCTTGTGCCGCCCTGAAGACTTGAATTTAAGGCAAAAACGCATTTTAATGCTTGTAGGGCCAACAGGCGTGGGGAAAACGACGACTTTAGCTAAATTAGCCGCGCGCTATTCTAGGATGTTAGCTAAAAAATACAAGGTGGGCATTATCACTTTAGACAATTATCGCATTGGGGCTTTGGAGCAATTAAGTTGGTATGCTAATAAAATGAAAATGAGTATAGAAGCGGTGATTGACGCTAAAGATTTTGCTAAAGAAATTGAAGCTTTGGAATACTGCGATTTTATTTTAGTGGATACGACAGGGCATTCGCAATACGATAAAGAAAAAATTGCCGGTTTGAAAGAATTTATAGATGGGGGTTATAATATTGATGTGTCCTTAGTGCTTTCGGTTACCACTAAGTATGAAGACATGAAAGACATTTATGATTCTTTTGGGGTGTTAGGGATTGACACTTTAATCTTTACGAAATTAGATGAGAGTAGGGGGTTAGGGAATTTGTTTTCTTTAGTGCATGAAAGCCAAAAGCCTATCAGCTATCTTTCTGTTGGGCAAGAAGTGCCTATGGATTTGAAAGTGGCTACTAATGAATATTTAGTGGATTGCATGCTAGATGGCTTTAGTAACCCTAATAAGGAACAAGCATGA
- a CDS encoding aminopeptidase, with the protein MRELERDAHFTLDENAMFFECAYSCDNALFLQLEDRSFFITDSRYTQEAKESIQPKNGVLAEVVESSDLVQSAIDLIAKSSLKKLFFDPNQVNLQTYKRLNSALGDKVTLEGVPGYHRQKRIIKNDHEIQLLKKSQALNVEAFENFAEYVKKVFDEKESLSERYLQHKVKDFLTKEGVYDLSFEPILALNANASKPHALPSAKDFLKAEHSILLDMGIKYERYCSDRTRTAFFDPKDFVFTREQSFKDKERQKIYDIVKEAQEKAISGIRAGMTGKEADSLARGVISDHGYGQYFTHSTGHGIGLDIHELPYISSRSETILEEGMVFSVEPGIYIPGFFGVRIEDLVVIKNSRAELL; encoded by the coding sequence ATGAGAGAATTAGAGAGAGACGCCCATTTCACGCTTGATGAAAATGCGATGTTTTTTGAGTGTGCTTATAGTTGCGATAACGCTTTGTTTTTGCAATTAGAGGATCGTTCGTTTTTTATCACTGATTCTCGCTACACTCAAGAAGCTAAAGAAAGCATTCAGCCTAAAAATGGCGTTTTAGCGGAAGTGGTAGAATCTAGCGATTTAGTGCAAAGCGCGATTGATTTGATTGCTAAAAGTTCGCTTAAAAAGCTCTTTTTTGACCCCAATCAAGTGAATTTACAAACCTACAAGCGTTTAAATTCAGCGCTTGGGGATAAGGTTACTTTAGAGGGCGTGCCTGGTTACCACCGCCAAAAACGCATCATTAAAAACGATCATGAAATCCAACTCCTCAAAAAATCTCAAGCGCTGAATGTTGAGGCTTTTGAAAATTTTGCTGAGTATGTGAAAAAGGTTTTTGATGAAAAAGAGTCGTTGAGCGAGCGGTATTTGCAGCACAAGGTTAAGGACTTTTTGACTAAAGAGGGGGTTTATGATCTGAGTTTTGAGCCTATTTTAGCCTTGAATGCGAATGCGAGCAAGCCCCATGCCTTGCCTAGCGCGAAGGATTTTTTAAAAGCAGAGCATAGCATTCTTTTGGATATGGGGATCAAATACGAACGCTATTGCTCTGATAGGACTCGCACGGCTTTTTTTGACCCTAAAGATTTTGTCTTCACAAGAGAGCAGAGTTTCAAGGATAAAGAGCGTCAAAAGATTTATGACATTGTGAAAGAAGCGCAAGAAAAGGCTATTTCAGGCATTAGAGCGGGCATGACCGGTAAAGAAGCGGACAGCTTGGCTAGGGGAGTGATTAGCGATCATGGTTATGGGCAATATTTCACTCACAGCACCGGGCATGGCATTGGCTTAGACATTCATGAGCTTCCTTATATTTCATCGCGCAGTGAAACCATTTTAGAAGAGGGCATGGTGTTTTCTGTAGAGCCTGGGATTTATATCCCTGGGTTTTTTGGGGTGCGCATTGAAGATTTAGTGGTGATCAAAAATTCTAGGGCTGAGCTTTTGTGA
- the rpsO gene encoding 30S ribosomal protein S15: MALNLEKKQEIIKAFATKENDTGSCEVQVALLNERIKLLTEHLKANPKDHSSRLGLLKLVAQRRNLLKYIKRTDHARYVVLIEKLGIKDR, encoded by the coding sequence ATGGCTTTGAATCTGGAGAAAAAACAAGAAATCATTAAGGCGTTTGCCACTAAGGAAAACGATACGGGTTCTTGTGAGGTGCAAGTGGCGTTGTTGAATGAAAGGATCAAACTTTTAACCGAGCATTTAAAAGCTAACCCCAAGGATCATTCCAGTCGTTTAGGGCTTTTAAAATTAGTCGCCCAAAGACGCAACTTGTTGAAATACATCAAACGCACCGATCATGCGCGTTATGTGGTTTTGATTGAAAAGTTAGGCATTAAAGACAGATAA
- a CDS encoding metallophosphoesterase → MLISIAFLLVLCLLNYSSFRMLKSFLTLKKISQYAYLGFFILLSVGEAAFAFYRNIMPSHLFVLTSACSFVSFIVFIFSLSFYGFSYSIEKIDFLHSRRKSLKNFLKLGFYLALLGYFWRGFYEGLARPKIKETPIYLDKLDKELKIILLTDMHVGSLLQKDFVDYIVEEVNQKEVDMVLIGGDLVDENIEKVKSFLLPLNNLKSAHGTFYVPGNHEYYHGIEPILSFLDTLNLTILGNECVHLGGINLCGVYDYFARKHQNFAPDIDKALKKCNESKPTILLAHQPKQIRSLKESHSVDLVLSGHTHAGQIFPFSLLVKLAQTYLYGLYKHSDTTQIYVSSGAGYWGVPLRFLAPSEIAYLRLLPKNQA, encoded by the coding sequence ATGCTGATCTCTATAGCGTTTTTATTGGTTTTGTGTCTTTTGAATTATAGTTCTTTTAGGATGTTAAAATCGTTTTTAACCTTAAAAAAAATCTCTCAATACGCTTATTTAGGGTTTTTTATCCTTTTGAGCGTGGGCGAGGCGGCTTTTGCTTTTTATAGAAATATTATGCCTAGCCATTTGTTTGTTTTGACTTCGGCGTGTTCGTTTGTATCTTTTATTGTGTTTATTTTTTCTTTAAGTTTTTACGGGTTTTCCTACTCCATAGAAAAAATAGATTTTTTGCATTCAAGGCGTAAAAGTTTAAAAAATTTTTTAAAGTTGGGGTTTTATCTGGCGTTATTGGGGTATTTTTGGCGCGGGTTTTATGAAGGGTTGGCCCGCCCTAAAATCAAAGAAACCCCTATTTATTTGGACAAGCTGGATAAAGAATTAAAGATTATTTTACTCACAGACATGCATGTGGGGAGTTTGTTGCAAAAAGATTTTGTTGATTACATTGTAGAAGAAGTCAATCAAAAAGAAGTGGATATGGTGCTGATTGGGGGGGATTTAGTGGATGAAAACATTGAAAAAGTCAAATCTTTTTTACTGCCCTTAAACAACCTTAAAAGCGCGCATGGCACTTTTTATGTGCCAGGAAATCATGAGTATTATCATGGCATAGAGCCGATTTTATCGTTTCTTGACACGCTTAATTTAACGATTTTAGGGAATGAATGCGTGCATTTAGGGGGGATCAATTTGTGCGGCGTGTATGATTATTTCGCACGAAAGCATCAAAATTTTGCCCCTGATATTGACAAAGCTTTGAAAAAGTGCAATGAGAGTAAGCCCACGATCCTTTTAGCCCACCAGCCCAAACAAATTAGAAGCCTCAAAGAAAGCCACTCTGTAGATTTAGTGCTTTCAGGGCATACCCATGCGGGGCAAATCTTTCCTTTTAGCCTTTTAGTCAAGCTGGCGCAAACTTATTTATATGGTTTATACAAGCACAGCGACACCACTCAAATTTATGTGAGCAGTGGGGCAGGGTATTGGGGTGTTCCTTTAAGGTTTTTAGCCCCTAGCGAGATCGCATACCTTAGGCTTTTACCTAAAAATCAAGCTTAG
- the hsrA gene encoding response regulator-like transcription factor HsrA: MRVLLIEKNSVLGGEIEKGLNAKGFMADVTESLEDGEYLMDIRNYDLVMVSDKNALSFVSRIKEKHSSIVVLVSSDNPTSEEEIHAFEQGADDYIAKPYRSIKALVARIEARLRFWGSNVIEIGDLIISPDEEKIIYKGREVEVKGKPFEVLTHLARHRDQIVSKEQLLDAIWEEPEMVTPNVIEVAINQIRQKMDKPLGISTVETVRRRGYRFCYPKPACEE; the protein is encoded by the coding sequence ATGCGCGTTCTACTGATTGAAAAAAATTCTGTTTTGGGTGGAGAAATTGAAAAGGGCTTAAATGCTAAAGGCTTTATGGCTGATGTAACAGAGAGTTTAGAGGATGGGGAATATCTTATGGATATTAGGAATTATGACTTGGTTATGGTTAGCGATAAAAATGCTTTAAGTTTTGTTTCTAGAATCAAAGAAAAGCACTCTTCTATTGTTGTTTTAGTTTCTTCGGATAACCCTACAAGCGAGGAAGAAATCCATGCGTTTGAGCAAGGCGCGGACGATTATATCGCTAAGCCTTATCGCAGCATTAAGGCTTTAGTCGCAAGGATTGAGGCTCGTTTGAGGTTTTGGGGTTCTAATGTGATTGAAATCGGGGATTTGATCATTAGCCCTGATGAAGAAAAGATTATTTACAAGGGGCGTGAAGTTGAGGTTAAAGGGAAGCCTTTTGAAGTGCTTACCCATCTTGCCAGACATAGGGATCAAATTGTCTCCAAAGAACAGCTTTTAGACGCTATTTGGGAAGAGCCTGAAATGGTTACCCCTAATGTCATTGAAGTGGCTATCAATCAAATCCGCCAAAAAATGGATAAACCCTTGGGGATTTCCACGGTTGAAACCGTAAGACGCAGAGGCTATCGTTTTTGCTACCCAAAACCGGCGTGTGAAGAATAA
- a CDS encoding O-antigen ligase family protein, producing the protein MLKERLKAFFSADSVFTLIFALFFLTSFKKPLTQVLLIVLMVFLFFRCCFQASLKEIFGINHLKTMPFKWLTLAFLGVFLSIFPNMFNMHDSQTFRYNLFALNMSLTYACGALCLLFASCLRIKLNQKILFYSMAVANFINGLLSLVQKIYFNMPRAQGFSTVKEYVVLVSVSILGCYIYALYSRNQKEKLFFTLSVFVGFLVVILSATRSATIAFIMTFLILSCFILYAKKSLKPLGYMVVVSLILSALYMGSNALEKKGAIEQSRVQNQSFEEDLKRYAKKDADSSIGWRLERWKEALTVLRLRPFFGMAASEKCQRLEEILSLSHSYRAKDLILCYERYDNQIIHVLATRGIIGFLIWLFFLLVIVKIFWSGIKQNSLISLFILTTITFYLIFGIGFDPFDFFITGSFFVGMVMMAVFLKKDKSAF; encoded by the coding sequence GTGTTGAAAGAGCGTTTAAAAGCCTTTTTTAGTGCGGACTCTGTTTTCACTTTAATTTTTGCCCTTTTCTTTCTCACTTCGTTTAAAAAGCCTTTAACTCAAGTCTTATTGATTGTTTTAATGGTTTTTTTGTTTTTTAGGTGTTGTTTCCAAGCGTCTTTGAAAGAGATCTTTGGAATTAATCATCTAAAAACAATGCCTTTCAAATGGCTCACTCTGGCTTTTTTGGGCGTGTTTTTAAGCATCTTCCCCAACATGTTTAACATGCATGATAGCCAAACTTTCCGCTACAATTTATTCGCTCTAAACATGTCCTTAACTTATGCTTGCGGGGCGTTATGCTTGCTTTTTGCCAGTTGTTTAAGAATCAAATTGAATCAAAAAATCCTTTTTTACAGCATGGCTGTTGCCAATTTCATCAACGGCTTGCTTTCATTGGTGCAAAAAATTTATTTTAACATGCCCAGAGCGCAAGGGTTTAGCACTGTTAAGGAGTATGTGGTTTTAGTGAGCGTTTCCATTTTAGGCTGTTATATTTATGCGCTTTATTCGCGCAATCAAAAAGAGAAACTTTTTTTCACGCTTTCTGTTTTTGTGGGGTTTTTAGTCGTTATTTTAAGCGCTACAAGGAGCGCGACAATCGCTTTTATTATGACTTTTTTAATCCTTTCTTGCTTTATTTTATACGCCAAAAAATCGCTCAAACCATTGGGTTATATGGTGGTTGTGAGTCTTATTTTGAGCGCTTTGTATATGGGGAGTAACGCTTTAGAAAAAAAGGGGGCAATAGAGCAATCTAGGGTTCAAAACCAAAGCTTTGAAGAAGATTTGAAACGCTACGCTAAAAAGGACGCTGATAGCAGCATCGGGTGGCGTTTGGAGCGTTGGAAAGAAGCCCTAACGGTTTTGCGTTTAAGGCCCTTTTTTGGTATGGCCGCTAGCGAGAAATGCCAGAGGTTAGAAGAGATTTTATCTTTATCGCATTCTTACAGAGCCAAAGATTTGATTCTTTGTTATGAAAGATACGACAACCAAATCATTCATGTTCTAGCCACTAGGGGGATCATAGGCTTTTTAATCTGGCTCTTTTTTTTATTAGTCATTGTAAAGATTTTTTGGAGCGGGATAAAGCAAAACTCTTTAATCTCACTCTTTATATTAACGACGATCACTTTTTACCTTATTTTTGGTATTGGGTTTGACCCCTTTGATTTCTTTATTACGGGAAGTTTTTTTGTAGGAATGGTCATGATGGCTGTTTTTTTAAAAAAGGATAAAAGCGCTTTTTAG